In Frondihabitans sp. PAMC 28766, a genomic segment contains:
- a CDS encoding L-ribulose-5-phosphate 4-epimerase → MTQPSGSWSPDIIDAIRRTREQVASLHSELTKYGLVIWTGGNISGRVPGADLFVIKPSGVSYDELTPDNQILCDLDGNVVPGTSGSDKSPSSDTAAHAYVYRNMPEVGGVVHTHSTYATAWAARGEAVPCVITAMADEFGGEIPVGPFAIIGDDSIGRGVVATLSGHRSRAVLMQNHGVFTIGKDARDAVKAAVMAEDVARTVHISRQLGAPIPIPEESIDALFDRYQNVYGQPSAAAVSERKDS, encoded by the coding sequence ATGACCCAGCCATCAGGATCCTGGTCACCCGACATCATCGACGCGATCCGGCGCACCCGCGAGCAGGTCGCGTCGCTCCACTCCGAGCTGACGAAGTACGGCCTCGTCATCTGGACGGGCGGCAACATCTCGGGCCGCGTGCCCGGCGCCGACCTCTTCGTGATCAAGCCGAGCGGGGTGTCGTACGACGAGCTGACGCCCGACAACCAGATCCTCTGCGACCTCGACGGCAACGTCGTGCCCGGCACGTCGGGCAGTGACAAGTCGCCGTCGTCCGACACTGCCGCGCACGCCTACGTGTACCGGAACATGCCGGAGGTCGGGGGCGTCGTGCACACGCACTCCACCTACGCCACGGCGTGGGCCGCCCGCGGCGAGGCGGTGCCCTGCGTGATCACGGCGATGGCCGACGAGTTCGGCGGCGAGATCCCCGTCGGGCCGTTCGCGATCATCGGCGACGACTCGATCGGCCGCGGCGTCGTCGCGACCCTCAGCGGGCATCGCTCGCGGGCCGTGCTGATGCAGAACCACGGTGTCTTCACGATCGGCAAAGACGCTCGCGATGCTGTGAAGGCCGCTGTCATGGCCGAGGACGTCGCCCGAACCGTCCACATCTCCCGCCAGCTGGGCGCCCCCATTCCCATCCCCGAGGAGAGCATCGACGCCCTCTTCGATCGCTATCAGAACGTCTACGGCCAGCCCTCGGCTGCCGCCGTGTCGGAAAGGAAAGACTCATGA
- a CDS encoding xylulokinase, translating into MTTPPPSLGIEFGSTRIKACLIDENFVTIASGGHEWENEYVDGRWTYSVEAIREGLQAAYTDLVRDVTSTGGEAPTTFGAIGISAMMHGYIATDAQGELLVPFRTWRNSSTGPAASALSEALSFNIPLRWSIAHLYQAVLDDEPHVGQIAGLTTLAGYVHRALTGRDVLGVGDASGMFPIDTAPIDPATRDYDRRMRDVAQGLLAEKAPGLDLATLLPEVLVAGQDAGSLTAQGAALLDPSGTLQPGVPFCPPEGDAGTGMVATNSVAPKTGNVSVGTSIFAMVVLDEPLTGVHQELDVVTTPVGDAVAMVHCNNGASELASWARVFGRFAEVAGTPVEPDDVYATLFAEALASDADAGGLLAYNYLAGEPVTGVEDGRPLLVRTPDSRFTLGNLVRAEVYAAFATLSIGMEVLADEHVNVERLLAHGGLFRTPGAAQQLLAAALRVPVAVESTASEGGAWGVAVLAAYLRAASQSSLAEFLNDKVFGSAEAVVEEPREADLVGFATYLERYRAALPLQRAAAGATPTTSTESAES; encoded by the coding sequence ATGACCACCCCACCACCGAGCCTCGGCATCGAGTTCGGCTCGACGCGCATCAAGGCGTGCCTCATCGACGAGAACTTCGTCACCATCGCCTCGGGCGGCCACGAGTGGGAGAACGAGTACGTCGACGGCCGCTGGACGTACTCGGTCGAGGCCATCCGCGAGGGCCTTCAGGCCGCCTACACCGACCTCGTCCGCGACGTGACGTCGACGGGTGGCGAGGCTCCGACCACGTTCGGCGCCATCGGCATCTCGGCGATGATGCACGGCTACATCGCCACCGACGCCCAGGGCGAGTTGCTCGTCCCCTTCCGCACCTGGCGCAACTCCTCGACGGGCCCGGCAGCCTCCGCCCTCAGCGAGGCTCTGAGCTTCAACATCCCGCTGCGCTGGTCGATCGCGCACCTCTACCAGGCGGTGCTCGACGACGAGCCCCACGTCGGGCAGATCGCCGGCCTCACCACTCTCGCGGGCTATGTCCACCGGGCCCTGACGGGGCGCGACGTGCTCGGCGTCGGCGATGCGTCGGGCATGTTTCCTATCGACACCGCCCCCATCGATCCTGCGACCCGCGACTACGACCGCCGCATGCGAGACGTCGCGCAGGGCCTCCTGGCCGAGAAGGCTCCGGGGCTCGACCTCGCAACCCTGCTGCCCGAGGTGCTGGTGGCCGGGCAGGATGCCGGGTCGCTCACAGCCCAGGGCGCCGCCCTCCTCGACCCCAGCGGCACCCTGCAGCCGGGGGTGCCGTTCTGCCCGCCCGAGGGCGACGCCGGCACCGGCATGGTCGCGACGAACTCGGTCGCGCCGAAGACCGGCAACGTCAGCGTCGGCACGAGCATCTTCGCGATGGTCGTGCTCGACGAGCCGCTGACGGGCGTGCACCAGGAACTCGACGTGGTGACGACCCCGGTCGGCGACGCGGTGGCCATGGTGCACTGCAACAACGGCGCGAGCGAGCTGGCTTCGTGGGCCCGGGTGTTCGGCCGGTTCGCCGAAGTCGCAGGCACACCTGTGGAGCCCGACGACGTCTACGCCACCCTCTTCGCCGAGGCGCTGGCGAGCGACGCCGACGCCGGCGGTCTCCTCGCCTACAACTACCTCGCCGGCGAGCCCGTCACCGGCGTCGAAGACGGGCGGCCGCTGCTGGTGCGCACGCCCGACAGCCGCTTCACCCTCGGCAACCTCGTGCGCGCCGAGGTCTACGCCGCCTTCGCCACGCTCAGCATCGGCATGGAGGTGCTGGCCGACGAGCACGTGAACGTCGAGCGCCTCCTGGCCCACGGCGGTCTCTTCCGCACCCCGGGCGCCGCCCAGCAGCTGCTCGCCGCAGCCCTGCGCGTGCCCGTCGCCGTCGAGAGCACCGCCAGCGAGGGCGGCGCGTGGGGCGTCGCCGTCCTGGCCGCCTACCTGCGGGCGGCGTCGCAGTCGTCTCTGGCCGAGTTCTTGAACGACAAGGTCTTCGGCTCGGCCGAGGCCGTCGTCGAAGAGCCGAGAGAGGCCGATCTCGTGGGCTTCGCCACCTACCTCGAGCGCTATCGCGCGGCCCTCCCTCTGCAGAGGGCGGCTGCGGGCGCCACCCCGACCACCTCGACAGAAAGCGCGGAATCATGA
- a CDS encoding substrate-binding domain-containing protein, with protein MPDDVSVVGYGDTYAELPAPVLLTTVHTTIVEIGRIALATVVGMVDGTAPVSSHLQLATSLVVRESPPPRPRPALAPPARRNTP; from the coding sequence GTGCCCGACGACGTCAGTGTCGTGGGTTACGGCGACACCTATGCCGAGTTGCCCGCGCCGGTGCTGCTGACGACCGTGCACACGACGATCGTCGAGATCGGCCGCATCGCCCTGGCCACTGTCGTCGGCATGGTCGACGGCACGGCGCCCGTCTCGAGCCACCTGCAGCTCGCCACCTCGCTGGTCGTCCGCGAGTCGCCCCCGCCCCGCCCCCGCCCCGCCCTCGCCCCGCCCGCTCGCCGGAACACCCCGTGA
- a CDS encoding substrate-binding domain-containing protein, translating into MANIFDVASEAGVSHQTVSRVVNGDPRVRPATRQRVDAAIAKLHYRPSAAARALASRKTRALGLLSTGGPLFGPSSIMQGFDGAAREAGYQVSIATIARADDDAMLLQIRQAVDALLGQNVEAIVVIAPDSAAIDAIRAMPVSVPLVVADTGQYDGVVSVSLDQFAGAVLASEHLASLGHRSIVHVAGPSDWTDALERERGWRSACDRLGLDAPEPLRGDWSPESGYRLGQGLADRAARGEVTAVFCANDQMALGLLHAFSERRIPVPGQVSITGFDDVPESRHFIPPLTTVRQDFTALGRQIMATVESLVGAAEAVEPPLVPVPELIVRSSTARVSG; encoded by the coding sequence GTGGCGAACATCTTCGACGTGGCCAGCGAGGCGGGGGTCTCGCACCAGACCGTGTCGCGCGTGGTCAACGGCGACCCGCGAGTGCGGCCCGCCACCCGGCAGCGGGTGGATGCGGCGATCGCCAAGCTCCACTATCGGCCGAGTGCCGCGGCGCGCGCTCTCGCCAGCCGCAAGACCCGGGCGCTCGGGCTGCTCTCGACGGGCGGCCCACTGTTCGGCCCCTCGAGCATCATGCAGGGGTTCGACGGAGCGGCCCGCGAGGCCGGCTACCAGGTCTCCATCGCGACGATCGCCCGAGCCGACGACGACGCGATGCTTCTTCAGATTCGGCAGGCGGTCGACGCGCTGCTCGGCCAGAACGTCGAGGCCATCGTCGTGATCGCTCCCGACTCGGCGGCGATCGACGCCATCCGGGCGATGCCCGTCAGTGTGCCGCTCGTCGTCGCCGACACGGGGCAGTACGACGGCGTCGTCTCGGTCTCGCTCGACCAGTTCGCCGGCGCGGTGCTCGCCAGCGAGCACCTGGCGAGCCTCGGCCACCGTTCGATCGTGCACGTCGCGGGGCCGTCCGACTGGACCGACGCCCTCGAGCGCGAGCGGGGCTGGCGTTCGGCCTGCGACCGGCTCGGCCTCGACGCTCCCGAGCCCCTCCGCGGCGACTGGAGCCCCGAGAGCGGCTACCGGCTGGGCCAGGGCCTCGCCGACCGCGCCGCCCGGGGCGAGGTCACCGCCGTCTTCTGCGCCAACGACCAGATGGCGCTGGGCCTCCTGCACGCCTTCTCAGAGCGCAGGATCCCGGTGCCCGGCCAGGTCAGTATCACCGGCTTCGACGACGTGCCCGAGTCGCGGCACTTCATCCCTCCGCTGACCACCGTGCGGCAAGACTTCACCGCCCTCGGCCGGCAGATCATGGCGACGGTCGAGTCGCTCGTGGGGGCGGCGGAGGCCGTCGAGCCCCCGCTCGTGCCCGTCCCCGAGCTCATCGTCCGGTCGTCGACCGCCCGAGTGTCCGGCTAG
- a CDS encoding PfkB family carbohydrate kinase, producing MTRLLHTGNAIVDVALTIDSLPEPGGDVLASSSAITAGGAVNTMVAAVRDGLETLHLGARGAGPFAAIVARALGDAGIRAVGPVVDVDTGYSVVLIDPSTERTFVTHVGAESRLTRAALDAVEVRDDDIVVVSGYSLAHSPDVLPGWVAALPAGVRVVFDPSPLVASLSASALDVLLARADIVTANAREAGLIAGAPPAAPAAGSAADLAARVRPGAAVLVRNGSAGCWLVDGGAPVLVPGFAVTAVDSTGAGDAHCGVLCAALSRGDSLPDAVRRANAAAALAVSRRGPATSPTSAEIEALLAR from the coding sequence ATGACTCGGCTGCTCCACACCGGCAATGCCATCGTCGACGTCGCCCTGACGATCGACTCTCTGCCTGAACCCGGCGGCGACGTGCTGGCTTCGTCGTCGGCCATCACTGCCGGCGGCGCCGTCAACACGATGGTGGCGGCGGTGCGCGACGGTCTGGAGACGCTGCACCTCGGCGCACGCGGCGCCGGCCCGTTCGCCGCCATCGTGGCGCGGGCCCTCGGCGACGCGGGCATCCGGGCCGTCGGCCCGGTGGTCGACGTCGACACCGGCTACTCGGTGGTGCTCATCGACCCGTCGACCGAACGCACTTTCGTCACGCACGTCGGAGCCGAGAGCCGCCTGACCCGCGCCGCGCTCGACGCCGTGGAGGTGCGCGACGACGACATCGTGGTCGTCTCCGGCTACAGCCTGGCGCACTCGCCGGACGTCCTGCCGGGCTGGGTCGCCGCCCTGCCGGCCGGCGTGCGGGTGGTCTTCGATCCGTCGCCGCTCGTCGCGTCGCTTTCGGCGTCCGCCCTCGACGTACTGCTTGCGCGTGCCGACATCGTGACCGCGAATGCGCGCGAGGCGGGGCTGATCGCCGGTGCCCCGCCTGCCGCACCCGCCGCCGGCTCTGCTGCCGACCTCGCGGCCCGCGTCCGCCCGGGGGCCGCCGTCCTCGTCCGCAACGGCTCCGCCGGCTGCTGGCTGGTCGACGGCGGCGCCCCCGTCCTCGTTCCGGGCTTCGCCGTCACCGCGGTCGACTCCACCGGGGCCGGCGACGCCCACTGCGGCGTGCTCTGCGCCGCGCTGTCGCGGGGCGACTCCCTCCCCGACGCCGTCCGTCGGGCGAACGCGGCGGCCGCGCTCGCCGTCTCGCGCCGCGGGCCCGCCACGTCGCCCACCTCCGCCGAGATCGAGGCGCTGCTCGCCCGCTGA
- a CDS encoding ADP-ribosylglycohydrolase family protein has product MPGDPVLTDRATASLLGLAIGDALGMPTQSMSRAQIVADHGRITDFADAGPHQRIAHGMTAGSITDDTEQAILLARMLVDGGGRIDPREFADRLVEWERGMQAKGSLDLLGPSTKAAVTRILEGVPVAEAGSGGTTNGAAMRIAPVGIATPCDNLDALVDAVVEASMVTHNTGLGIAGASAIAAAVSAGIDGAGVGEALDIATAAARLGSARGSWAAGGDIAARLGWARSWLVRLPADERLEAIAEVVGTSVASQESVVAALALVAIEQDPWVTLGDAASLGGDTDTIGAMAGAVLGAIHGTLAWPGAAVDTVARVNGLDLPPLVDGLLAIRRGRVTRASAGGQTVPVRPS; this is encoded by the coding sequence ATGCCCGGCGACCCCGTCCTCACCGATCGCGCCACCGCGTCCCTGCTCGGGCTCGCGATCGGCGACGCCCTGGGGATGCCCACCCAGTCGATGTCGAGGGCGCAGATCGTCGCCGACCACGGCCGGATCACCGACTTCGCCGACGCCGGGCCCCACCAGCGCATCGCCCACGGCATGACGGCAGGCAGCATCACCGACGACACCGAGCAGGCGATCCTGCTCGCCCGGATGCTCGTCGACGGCGGGGGCCGCATCGACCCGCGGGAGTTCGCCGACCGCTTGGTCGAGTGGGAGCGCGGCATGCAGGCGAAGGGATCGCTCGACCTGCTCGGGCCGAGCACCAAAGCCGCCGTGACCCGCATCCTCGAGGGTGTCCCGGTCGCCGAGGCGGGCAGCGGCGGCACCACGAACGGCGCCGCGATGCGCATCGCCCCCGTCGGCATAGCGACGCCCTGCGACAACCTCGACGCGCTCGTCGACGCCGTCGTCGAGGCGAGCATGGTGACGCACAACACGGGGCTCGGCATCGCCGGAGCCTCCGCCATCGCCGCCGCCGTCAGCGCCGGGATCGACGGGGCCGGCGTCGGCGAAGCCCTCGACATCGCCACCGCGGCGGCTCGGCTGGGCTCGGCCCGCGGCAGCTGGGCGGCCGGCGGCGACATCGCCGCACGCCTCGGCTGGGCGCGCTCGTGGCTCGTGCGCCTCCCCGCTGACGAGCGCCTCGAGGCCATCGCCGAGGTGGTCGGCACCTCGGTCGCCTCGCAGGAGTCGGTGGTCGCAGCCCTGGCGCTCGTCGCGATCGAGCAGGATCCGTGGGTCACCCTCGGCGACGCGGCCAGCCTCGGCGGCGACACCGACACGATCGGCGCGATGGCCGGCGCCGTGCTGGGCGCGATCCACGGCACTCTCGCTTGGCCGGGCGCCGCCGTCGACACGGTCGCCCGGGTCAACGGCCTCGACCTGCCTCCCCTCGTCGACGGGCTGCTCGCCATCCGGCGGGGCCGAGTCACGCGAGCCTCCGCGGGCGGGCAGACGGTGCCGGTGCGGCCGTCGTGA
- a CDS encoding putative protein N(5)-glutamine methyltransferase has product MTRDEIAARLRAAGSVFAEDEADVLLGAATGDPEGDLESMIRRRVAGEPLEVVVGWAEFRGLRIAVEAGVFVPRRRTEFVVETALALDTLRDPASHAVAVDLCCGSGAVGAALVAARPGVELTAADIDPRAVRVARRNVRPCDVVVEGDLYDALPAGLRGRVDVILANAPYVPSDEVQFMPREARDAEPLHALDGGATGTELHARIAHGASEWLTPGGVVVIETSKAQAAQTAGHLQDAGFDTFVHHSSGLDATCVVGVHRDDR; this is encoded by the coding sequence ATGACGAGAGATGAGATCGCCGCCCGACTCCGGGCCGCCGGCTCGGTGTTCGCCGAAGACGAGGCCGACGTGCTGCTGGGCGCCGCGACAGGCGATCCGGAGGGCGACCTCGAGTCCATGATCCGGAGGCGCGTCGCAGGCGAGCCGCTCGAGGTGGTCGTCGGCTGGGCCGAGTTCCGGGGCCTTCGCATCGCGGTCGAGGCGGGCGTCTTCGTGCCGCGGCGGCGCACGGAGTTCGTCGTCGAGACCGCTCTCGCGCTCGACACGCTCCGCGACCCGGCCTCGCACGCTGTCGCCGTCGATCTCTGCTGCGGCTCGGGCGCCGTCGGTGCGGCCCTCGTGGCCGCGCGCCCCGGGGTCGAGCTGACTGCCGCCGACATCGACCCCCGCGCCGTGCGGGTGGCACGCCGCAACGTGCGGCCGTGCGACGTCGTCGTCGAGGGCGACCTGTACGACGCGCTGCCTGCGGGCCTGCGTGGCCGGGTCGACGTGATCCTGGCCAATGCGCCCTACGTGCCCTCCGACGAGGTGCAGTTCATGCCGCGCGAGGCCCGCGACGCCGAACCGCTTCACGCTCTCGACGGAGGCGCCACCGGCACCGAGCTGCACGCGCGGATCGCCCACGGGGCGAGCGAGTGGCTGACGCCCGGCGGGGTCGTCGTGATCGAGACGAGCAAGGCGCAGGCGGCCCAGACGGCTGGGCATCTGCAGGATGCCGGTTTCGACACCTTCGTTCATCATTCGAGCGGCCTCGACGCGACATGCGTCGTGGGAGTACACAGAGATGACCGCTGA
- a CDS encoding ethyl tert-butyl ether degradation protein EthD, with the protein MPTKITFVIDNPTDPDAFEAGYPDLLAKAKALPDIVKVETSKVWPKEDGSHTPAYRLIDLYYSDYDSASAAVATEAAGALFPAVFELSTGGVRILFADIEEG; encoded by the coding sequence ATGCCCACCAAGATCACGTTCGTCATCGACAACCCGACCGACCCCGACGCGTTCGAGGCGGGCTATCCCGACCTGCTCGCCAAGGCGAAGGCCTTACCCGACATCGTGAAGGTCGAGACGAGCAAGGTCTGGCCGAAAGAGGACGGCAGCCACACTCCCGCCTATCGCCTCATCGACCTGTATTACAGCGACTACGACTCGGCCAGCGCCGCCGTCGCCACCGAGGCCGCCGGTGCGCTCTTCCCCGCCGTGTTCGAGCTGTCGACCGGTGGCGTGCGCATTCTGTTCGCCGACATCGAAGAGGGCTGA
- a CDS encoding polysaccharide biosynthesis tyrosine autokinase translates to MEPVAYWRALRKSWILIVVLMIVGLAVSFGVGKALPDSYKATTSVFVTAAQGSNTTELQQGAIFTQGQVQSYAQLATTPAVLRPVINDLGLKTTTTDLAKKVTSTNPLNTVIVQISVSDSSASQAARIANGISASLRTVVSDIAPSSKGGASAVRVSIVTPAQAPTSPSSPDRHLLDVAGLLIGLVIAVIIALARAASDKRIRSEQDIEALTDAPVIGRVQRPGRRDAIILRDAPTDPSAEDYRRIRATLQFAGLTGAVTSLTVTSPSDHEERAAFAINLALSSAERSQRVLLIDADLRGVGTAAATGVSSTHGLVDVLGGSVSLADAVVQWNGVDVLPTGAVPSNPTVVLGSPSLAGLLAEARDQYDFVIVDTPPLLPYADALAVVRETDGALVLASDMHTTRPELLRTLTSLDGVKATTIGVVLVDSHALVRSARATAPTSSRAAAAPASAAPASASTAGASATSSSSQTATSTDDVEADDRAAAEHARVGASARSPRTTPQTSPRKPSSARGGSRPAED, encoded by the coding sequence ATGGAACCCGTGGCTTATTGGCGTGCTCTCAGAAAGAGCTGGATCCTCATCGTCGTGCTGATGATCGTCGGCTTGGCCGTGTCGTTCGGCGTCGGTAAGGCTCTTCCCGACTCCTACAAGGCGACGACCAGCGTCTTCGTGACGGCAGCGCAGGGGTCGAACACCACCGAGCTTCAGCAGGGCGCCATCTTCACGCAGGGCCAGGTGCAGTCGTACGCGCAACTCGCCACGACGCCCGCTGTGCTCCGCCCCGTGATCAACGATCTCGGCCTGAAGACGACCACGACGGATCTGGCCAAGAAGGTCACCTCCACCAACCCCCTCAACACCGTGATCGTGCAGATCAGCGTCTCCGATTCGAGTGCATCGCAGGCGGCGCGGATCGCGAACGGCATCAGCGCCTCGCTCCGCACGGTCGTCTCCGACATCGCGCCGTCGAGCAAAGGCGGCGCCTCGGCCGTGCGGGTGTCGATCGTCACGCCGGCACAGGCCCCGACATCGCCGTCGTCGCCCGACCGGCACCTCCTCGACGTCGCCGGGCTTCTGATCGGCCTGGTGATCGCCGTGATCATCGCCCTCGCCCGGGCGGCATCCGACAAGCGCATCCGCTCCGAGCAGGACATCGAAGCCCTCACCGACGCCCCCGTGATCGGTCGCGTCCAGCGCCCCGGGCGCCGCGATGCCATCATCCTGCGCGACGCTCCGACCGACCCGTCGGCCGAGGACTACCGCAGGATCCGGGCCACGCTCCAGTTCGCCGGCCTCACCGGGGCCGTCACGTCGCTGACGGTGACCTCGCCCTCCGACCACGAAGAGCGCGCCGCCTTCGCCATCAACCTGGCCCTGTCGTCGGCCGAGCGGTCGCAGCGCGTGCTGCTCATCGACGCCGACCTCCGCGGCGTCGGCACCGCCGCCGCGACAGGCGTCTCGAGCACACACGGCCTCGTCGATGTGCTGGGCGGCTCCGTGTCGCTGGCCGACGCCGTCGTGCAGTGGAACGGTGTGGACGTGCTGCCAACCGGCGCGGTGCCGTCCAACCCGACCGTCGTGCTGGGTTCGCCGAGCCTCGCCGGTCTGCTCGCCGAGGCCCGCGACCAGTACGATTTCGTGATCGTCGACACCCCGCCGCTCCTCCCCTACGCCGACGCGCTCGCGGTCGTCCGCGAGACCGACGGCGCCCTGGTGCTCGCCTCCGACATGCACACGACGCGGCCCGAGCTGCTGCGCACCCTGACCTCGCTCGACGGCGTGAAGGCCACCACCATCGGCGTCGTGCTCGTCGATTCTCACGCGCTGGTTCGCTCGGCACGAGCGACTGCGCCGACCAGCTCCCGCGCGGCGGCGGCGCCCGCCTCAGCGGCTCCCGCCTCAGCCTCCACCGCGGGGGCGTCGGCAACGTCGTCGAGCAGTCAGACCGCGACGTCGACGGACGACGTCGAGGCGGACGACCGCGCCGCCGCCGAGCACGCCCGCGTCGGCGCGTCGGCCCGCTCGCCGCGAACAACGCCGCAGACGAGCCCGCGTAAGCCCTCCTCCGCCCGCGGCGGTTCCCGCCCCGCCGAGGACTGA
- a CDS encoding glycosyltransferase family 2 protein, which yields MNDERPRSLTIAVLTFRRPRDLDEVLPLLVEEAASIETLGVPARVLVVDNDPEASARELASGRDGVDYVHEPTPGIAAARNRALRESAGSDLLAFIDDDERPSRDWLASLVGLLLARSAAAVVGPVVSRYDVEPDAWITAGRFFQRRRLETGTVLDVAATNNLLLDLRVVRRLGLEFDLSLGISGGEDTLFTRQLVGHGGLMLWCAEATVTDVVPAARVTRQWVLQRAFSSGNGWSVTSVMLADRPRRLSTRLRMTATGAVRVAGGAGRLAVGAVTRSTEQNARGSRTLARGAGMVSGAWGHRFNEYRR from the coding sequence ATGAACGACGAGCGACCCCGCAGCCTGACGATCGCGGTGCTGACCTTCCGTCGCCCACGCGACCTCGACGAGGTCCTTCCCCTGCTCGTCGAGGAGGCCGCCTCGATCGAGACGCTGGGCGTCCCCGCGCGAGTGCTCGTGGTCGACAACGACCCCGAGGCGTCGGCGCGCGAACTCGCCTCGGGCCGCGACGGGGTGGACTACGTGCACGAACCGACGCCCGGCATCGCGGCCGCCCGCAATCGAGCCCTTCGCGAGAGCGCAGGATCCGACCTCCTCGCCTTCATCGACGACGACGAGCGGCCCTCGCGCGATTGGCTCGCATCGCTCGTCGGCCTGCTGCTCGCGCGCTCTGCCGCCGCCGTGGTGGGCCCCGTCGTCTCGCGCTACGACGTCGAGCCCGACGCCTGGATCACGGCCGGTCGTTTCTTCCAGCGGCGGCGACTCGAGACCGGCACCGTGCTCGACGTGGCGGCGACGAACAACCTGCTGCTCGACCTTCGCGTGGTGCGGAGACTCGGCCTCGAGTTCGACCTCTCGCTCGGCATCTCCGGCGGCGAGGACACCCTCTTCACGCGTCAGCTGGTCGGCCACGGCGGGCTCATGCTGTGGTGCGCGGAGGCGACCGTGACCGACGTCGTCCCGGCCGCTCGCGTCACACGGCAGTGGGTGCTTCAGCGCGCCTTCTCGAGCGGCAACGGCTGGAGCGTCACGTCGGTGATGCTCGCCGACCGACCGCGACGCCTCTCGACGCGGCTGCGGATGACGGCGACCGGCGCCGTCCGGGTGGCCGGTGGAGCGGGGCGCCTCGCGGTGGGCGCGGTGACGCGATCGACGGAGCAGAATGCGCGCGGGTCGCGCACGCTCGCGCGCGGAGCCGGCATGGTCTCGGGCGCCTGGGGCCACCGCTTCAACGAATACCGCCGCTGA
- a CDS encoding lipopolysaccharide biosynthesis protein: MTVIDSVRARLTPGGRGGKGGSGGPGGSGDSGMKAVGSTAITKVLVMALSGVLGIVTSRLIIHHFGTGAYVQYGLLSSFPSLLPFADLGIAAVVINAIAGSEKPRTDDNVRKTLVTALRILMVSGGIMVAIAIVITASGLWPFLLGKGLMQGGNLVAGLCLLVYGLVLPLVVGQRILIGLKKTNVQVASQAVVAPVMLLVIGMFVLFSVPAGSFLSVVSYVANALLSVICLVIAARAISPQFGASLKLVFKRREYPSVKIVHVAWPMLVQTVAVTLVLQTDRLLLSHVSGTHELAQYNLSAQLFGLVIQTIQAAGVTFWPIYARARARGQIQSPMKPTLWFGGGAALVGIALAAISPLLVEFIAGGEIHLGLTLLVSYIVFVALQGAKYPVGMYMTDERGLKFQVVPILIMIPLNFFVSLALIAPFGAAGPIMGSAISVGVCQVIPDVWYVRRDLARRRREAAAAVSTTPPTSPADAPGR; this comes from the coding sequence GTGACCGTCATCGACAGCGTCCGCGCGCGACTCACCCCCGGCGGTCGCGGCGGCAAAGGCGGCTCGGGCGGCCCCGGAGGCAGCGGCGACTCGGGCATGAAGGCAGTCGGCTCGACAGCCATCACCAAGGTGCTCGTCATGGCGCTGTCGGGTGTGCTCGGCATCGTCACCAGCCGCCTGATAATCCACCACTTCGGCACCGGCGCTTACGTGCAGTACGGTCTGCTGTCGTCGTTCCCGTCGCTGCTGCCCTTCGCCGACCTCGGCATCGCCGCCGTCGTGATCAACGCGATCGCAGGATCCGAGAAGCCCCGCACCGACGACAACGTGCGGAAGACGCTGGTCACCGCGCTCCGAATCCTCATGGTCTCGGGCGGCATCATGGTCGCGATCGCGATCGTGATCACTGCGTCAGGGCTTTGGCCCTTCCTCCTCGGCAAAGGCCTGATGCAGGGCGGCAACCTCGTGGCGGGGCTGTGCCTCCTGGTCTACGGTCTCGTGCTGCCTCTCGTGGTGGGCCAGCGCATCCTGATCGGTCTCAAGAAGACCAACGTGCAGGTGGCCAGCCAGGCGGTCGTCGCGCCGGTGATGCTGCTCGTGATCGGCATGTTCGTGCTTTTCTCCGTGCCGGCCGGCTCGTTCCTGTCGGTCGTGTCCTACGTGGCGAACGCGCTGCTCTCAGTCATCTGCCTCGTGATCGCGGCTCGGGCCATCTCACCGCAGTTCGGCGCCTCGCTGAAGTTGGTCTTCAAGCGCCGCGAGTACCCCAGCGTCAAGATCGTGCACGTCGCCTGGCCGATGCTCGTCCAGACCGTCGCCGTGACGCTCGTGCTGCAGACCGACCGGCTGCTGCTCAGCCACGTATCTGGCACGCACGAGCTCGCGCAGTACAACCTGTCGGCTCAGCTCTTCGGCCTCGTCATCCAGACGATCCAGGCCGCGGGCGTCACGTTCTGGCCGATCTACGCGAGAGCGCGGGCCCGCGGGCAGATCCAGTCGCCGATGAAGCCGACGCTGTGGTTCGGCGGCGGCGCAGCACTCGTCGGAATCGCACTGGCCGCGATCTCGCCCCTCCTCGTCGAATTCATCGCGGGCGGCGAGATCCACCTCGGTCTGACGCTCCTGGTCTCGTACATCGTCTTCGTCGCGCTGCAGGGCGCGAAATACCCCGTCGGCATGTACATGACCGACGAGCGCGGCCTGAAGTTCCAGGTCGTGCCGATCCTGATCATGATCCCGCTCAACTTCTTCGTGTCGCTCGCCCTGATCGCACCCTTCGGCGCCGCCGGCCCCATCATGGGCTCGGCCATCTCGGTGGGTGTCTGCCAGGTGATCCCCGACGTCTGGTATGTCCGGCGCGACCTGGCGCGGCGGCGTCGCGAGGCTGCCGCAGCGGTCTCGACGACACCCCCGACGTCTCCTGCCGACGCGCCCGGCCGATGA